The Rhodococcus rhodochrous DNA window GGGAGTGAGATCCGCCGGCACCTCCACCCGCCCGGACGGCGCTTTCCTGCCGTGGAGCAGGGGGGAGACATGTTGCAGCAGGCGACGTGTCGCGCGCGGCGCCATGACGGCGTCACCGCGGTACACGGTGCGGACCGCGGACAGCAGGTCCTCGGGAGGGGCGTCCTTGAGCAGAAACCCACTGGCACCGGCCGCGATGGCCTGCACCACGTACTCGTCGTTGTCGAAGGTGGTGAGCACCACGACCTTCGGTGCATCCGGATCACGAAGCATGGTGCGAGTCGCCGAAATCCCGTCGAGGCGGGGCATCTGAACGTCCATGAGCACGACGTCCGCATGCACCCGCCCGAGTACCGCGATGGCAGCTTCCCCGTCGGATGCCTCGGTGACCACCTCGATGTCGGGCTGCGATTCGAGCACCATGCGGAAACCCGCTCGCACGAGTTGCTGGTCGTCGACGAGTGCGACGCGGATGGGAGCGGCGGATTCGGTCACGTCCGTCACCCTATGTGGGGAGTTCTGCGCAGACGCGATAGCCACCGCCCTGCCGGGGGCCGGCGTCGGCGCGGCCACCGTGCAGCCGAGCCCGTTCCTCGATGCCCGTCAGCCCCTGTCCGCCGGGTCGCGCCTCCACCAGTGCGGCGGCCCCACGGCCGTCGTCGACGATCTCCACGACGATGCGGTCGCTGTGCCACCGGAGTGTGACCTCGGCGTGCGCGCGAGGTCCGGCATGTTTGAGGACGTTCGTGAGGGACTCCTGCACGATCCGGTAGATCGACAGGCCGAGCCCTTCGGGCACCGCACAGGGCTCGCCGGCGACCGACAGTGTCACCTCGAGTCCGCTCGCCCGGATCCCGTCGACGAGCACCGGCACGTCGTCGACGCCCGGAGTGGTGGTGAACTCACGTGGCGAATCCTCGCGCAGCACCGACAGCAGTGAGCGCATATCCGTGAGCGCGCGTCGACCGGTTTCGGAGATCGTACCGAGGACGTCGGCTGCGGTCTGCGGGTTCGCCGCGGCCGCGTATCGTCCGCCGTCGGCCTGCGCGATGATCGCGGTGAGGGAATGAGCGACGATGTCGTGCATCTCCCGGGCGATCCGGGTGCGTTCCTGCGTCGCTGCGAGTTCCGCTTCCTTGAGACGCTCGAGTTCGAGCAGCCGATTACGTTCGGTCAGGGCGTCCATCTCCCGCAGCCGCAATCCGCGCATCCGGCCGAACGCCCACACGCCGGCGACGAACATCGCGACAAGCACCGCCGAGGTCACCGTGGCGAACACCGTGCGACCCTCGTACTGGTCGAAGTACCGCGCACCTGCTGCGGCACCGCCGACGACTCCCAGCACCAGTCCGGCGTTCGCGGACCAGCGCGGCGCGTAGGCGGCGAGCGCGTACACCGCCGCCGGGACCGCGAACGCCGCGACGGCATTCATCGCGGGAAGGACCGCCAGATGCGTGTAGGCGGCCACGGCGACTGCCCCACCGGCGATGACGGGACGCGTGCGCCGCCATGCCAGTGGCACCGTCATGGCGAGCGCGATGGCCGTCCCCGGAAGGCCGTAGTCGTCGACGGTCCCGGTCAGCCCTACGAAGACGAGCAGACCGGCAAGCGTCGCATCGATCGCCCATATGTGGGCACGACTCCAGCGATGCCACCGCTCGACGAGAGGCATCTCGGGCTCCGTCAGCCGAGCAGTTTCTGCCGCAGCGCCTCGTCCTTCTCGAGCACCATCTGCTCGAGACCCGCCTGGAACTTCTCCATCTGCTCGCGCAGCGCCGGGTCGGAGGCACCGAGGATGCGCGCGGCGAGCAGACCCGCGTTGCGGGCGCCGCCGATCGAGACGGTGGCGACGGGGACACCGGCGGGCATCTGCACGATCGACAGCAGTGAATCCATGCCGTCGAGGTACTTGAGCGGCACCGGGACACCGATGACCGGCAGCGGGGTCGCCGAGGCGACCATGCCGGGCAGGTGGGCGGCGCCCCCGGCGCCCGCGATGATGACCTTGATCCCGCGACCGGCGGCGTCCTTGGCGTAGTCGAGCATCCGCTGCGGCGTGCGGTGCGCCGAGACGACACCCACCTCGAAGCGGATCCCGAACTCGACCAGCGCCTCGGCCGCGGCCTGCATGGTCGGCCAGTCCGAGTCGCTGCCCATGATCAGGCCGACCTGTGCACCCTGTGCCACGTCACTCACCGCTTTCTCCCGTGTGTTCGTTCCAACCGTCGGTCCACACCGCGTGCGAGAGCCAGTGCGCCGCGCGTTCCGCGCGTTCGCGCACGGCGGCGACGTACTCCGGATCGTCGATCGATCCGGACGGCGCACCGAGCACGTTGACGTGGCCGATCTTGCGGTCCTTGCGCTCGCCCTTGCCGTAGAGGTGCACGTGCACGTCGGGCATCCGGGCGAACAGGTGGTGCAGCCGCTCGTCCATGCTCATCGCCGGCGCCTCGGGCGCGCCGAGCACGTTCGCCATCACCGTCACCGGCGCGATCGGGCTCGTATCGCCGAGCGGGTAGTCGAGCACGGCGCGCAGGTGCTGTTCGAACTGGCCGGTGCGGGCACCGTCCATGCCCCAGTGACCGGAGTTGTGCGGACGCATCGCCAGTTCGTTGACGATCAGCTCACCGGAGCGCGTCTCGAACAGCTCGACCGCCATGACACCGACGACGCCGAGCTCTCCGGCGATGCGCAGCGCGAGCTGCTCGGCGGCGGTGGCGACGTCCTCGGGCAGGTTCGGGGCGGGTGCGATGACGACGGCGCACTGGCCGTCGCGCTGGACGGTCTCGACGACCGGCCACGACGCGCCCTGGCCGAACGGGGACCGCGCGACCATCGCCGACAGCTCGCGCGTCCACTCGACCTTCTCCTCGGCGAGGAGCGGGACACCGGCGGCGAGCTGATCGGCGACGACCCTTTCGAGTTCGG harbors:
- a CDS encoding sensor histidine kinase encodes the protein MPLVERWHRWSRAHIWAIDATLAGLLVFVGLTGTVDDYGLPGTAIALAMTVPLAWRRTRPVIAGGAVAVAAYTHLAVLPAMNAVAAFAVPAAVYALAAYAPRWSANAGLVLGVVGGAAAGARYFDQYEGRTVFATVTSAVLVAMFVAGVWAFGRMRGLRLREMDALTERNRLLELERLKEAELAATQERTRIAREMHDIVAHSLTAIIAQADGGRYAAAANPQTAADVLGTISETGRRALTDMRSLLSVLREDSPREFTTTPGVDDVPVLVDGIRASGLEVTLSVAGEPCAVPEGLGLSIYRIVQESLTNVLKHAGPRAHAEVTLRWHSDRIVVEIVDDGRGAAALVEARPGGQGLTGIEERARLHGGRADAGPRQGGGYRVCAELPT
- the purE gene encoding 5-(carboxyamino)imidazole ribonucleotide mutase encodes the protein MSDVAQGAQVGLIMGSDSDWPTMQAAAEALVEFGIRFEVGVVSAHRTPQRMLDYAKDAAGRGIKVIIAGAGGAAHLPGMVASATPLPVIGVPVPLKYLDGMDSLLSIVQMPAGVPVATVSIGGARNAGLLAARILGASDPALREQMEKFQAGLEQMVLEKDEALRQKLLG
- a CDS encoding response regulator transcription factor, whose translation is MTESAAPIRVALVDDQQLVRAGFRMVLESQPDIEVVTEASDGEAAIAVLGRVHADVVLMDVQMPRLDGISATRTMLRDPDAPKVVVLTTFDNDEYVVQAIAAGASGFLLKDAPPEDLLSAVRTVYRGDAVMAPRATRRLLQHVSPLLHGRKAPSGRVEVPADLTPRELEVLVAMAHGLTNGEIAERFVLSAATVKTHVGRVLAKTGSRDRVQAVLFAFRAGLVRPDELLGAGE
- a CDS encoding 5-(carboxyamino)imidazole ribonucleotide synthase, with translation MTGRPESSPRSDTPRTLTTGMPVVTMIGGGQLARMTHQAAIALGQTLRVLAGSADEPAAQVSPNVVLGSHDDLDALRRAATGAHALTFDHEGVPTEHLEVLQREGVAVLPPPQALIYAQDKIAMRKRLGELGAPMPKFAEITSVEDARAALDALGDPYVLKAARGGYDGRGVWILDDHAELERVVADQLAAGVPLLAEEKVEWTRELSAMVARSPFGQGASWPVVETVQRDGQCAVVIAPAPNLPEDVATAAEQLALRIAGELGVVGVMAVELFETRSGELIVNELAMRPHNSGHWGMDGARTGQFEQHLRAVLDYPLGDTSPIAPVTVMANVLGAPEAPAMSMDERLHHLFARMPDVHVHLYGKGERKDRKIGHVNVLGAPSGSIDDPEYVAAVRERAERAAHWLSHAVWTDGWNEHTGESGE